The following proteins are co-located in the Gordonia polyisoprenivorans genome:
- a CDS encoding GlxA family transcriptional regulator: MSGDVRLPGDTRTVVLVGFDGVLLLDLSGPAEVFVAANRQVPGAYALEIVSAGRAVTTSIGASLATATIMESQFLDTLVVPGSAISPDRFVVPELIDTVSELASRARRVASVCTGAFVLAAAGLLDGRRATTHWKYTADLARRYPAISVAQDAIFVRDGSTYSSAGATAGIDLALSFVADDLGSEIADRIARDLLVYTQRRGHQSQISPVYAGPVSALDLVRQVIDQVRADPASPHTVRTMAAAANLSERQLTRLFRQELQTTPASYVADLRFEIACDRLRGGYDVAAAAHGAGYSSAEIMRRAFIARIGISPSAFARQVESRSRTAQGVPVRHVANRGISVPSGVGGRGSQG, translated from the coding sequence ATGAGTGGAGACGTGAGGCTTCCGGGGGACACGCGCACGGTGGTGCTCGTGGGCTTCGATGGTGTGCTGCTGCTGGATCTGAGCGGCCCCGCAGAGGTCTTCGTAGCTGCAAATCGGCAGGTGCCGGGAGCGTATGCCCTGGAGATCGTGTCGGCGGGCCGCGCGGTGACCACGTCGATCGGAGCGTCGCTGGCGACGGCCACTATTATGGAATCACAGTTTCTCGACACTCTGGTGGTTCCTGGTAGCGCGATCTCGCCCGACCGCTTCGTCGTGCCGGAGCTCATCGACACCGTCAGCGAACTCGCCTCGCGTGCCCGTCGGGTCGCGTCGGTGTGCACCGGCGCATTCGTCCTCGCGGCCGCGGGACTCCTCGACGGCCGTCGGGCCACCACCCATTGGAAGTACACCGCGGACCTCGCACGACGATATCCGGCGATCTCGGTTGCGCAGGACGCGATTTTCGTCCGCGACGGCAGCACCTACAGCTCTGCCGGCGCAACCGCCGGTATCGATCTGGCCCTGTCGTTCGTGGCCGATGATCTCGGGAGCGAGATTGCCGATCGGATTGCTCGCGACCTCCTGGTGTACACACAGCGGCGGGGACATCAGTCGCAGATCTCTCCGGTGTACGCCGGGCCGGTCAGCGCGCTCGACCTCGTTCGGCAGGTGATCGATCAGGTACGGGCCGACCCCGCGTCGCCGCACACCGTCCGAACCATGGCTGCCGCAGCCAATCTCAGTGAGCGCCAGCTGACCAGACTCTTCCGACAGGAGCTGCAGACGACTCCCGCGAGCTATGTGGCCGACCTTCGTTTCGAGATCGCCTGTGATCGGCTCCGCGGCGGATACGACGTCGCCGCGGCCGCGCATGGCGCCGGATACTCGAGCGCGGAGATCATGCGGCGAGCGTTCATCGCGCGAATCGGCATCTCGCCCAGTGCCTTCGCGCGACAGGTCGAGAGCCGGTCGCGCACTGCGCAGGGCGTACCGGTCCGCCATGTCGCAAACCGAGGGATTTCGGTCCCGTCTGGTGTGGGTGGGAGAGGCTCGCAGGGGTGA
- a CDS encoding alpha/beta fold hydrolase translates to MPTITTKDDVEIFYKDWGSGQPIVFSHGWPLSSDDWDAQMMFFVRRGFRVVAHDRRGHGRSQQVADGHDMHHYADDLAAVVEHLDLTDAVHVGHSTGGGEVVHYLARHGQDRADKAVLISAVPPIMVKTENNPGGLPKEFFDDVQEQVATRRADFFREFAEGPFYGYNRPGAEPKEGVIANWWRQGMAGGAKAHFDGVVAFSQTDFTADLRAVTVPTLVMHGEDDQVVPYADSGPLSAELLPNGTLKSYPGYPHGMPTTHAEVINTDLLKFITS, encoded by the coding sequence ATGCCCACCATCACCACGAAGGACGACGTCGAGATCTTCTACAAGGATTGGGGCAGTGGGCAACCCATTGTCTTCAGTCATGGGTGGCCACTGTCGTCCGACGACTGGGACGCGCAGATGATGTTCTTCGTTCGCCGGGGATTTCGGGTCGTCGCTCATGATCGACGAGGACACGGCCGATCGCAGCAAGTCGCCGACGGTCACGACATGCATCACTACGCCGACGACCTCGCGGCGGTCGTCGAGCACCTCGATCTCACCGATGCGGTGCACGTGGGTCATTCCACAGGCGGTGGCGAGGTGGTCCACTACTTGGCGCGGCACGGGCAGGACCGAGCCGACAAGGCGGTGTTGATCAGTGCGGTACCACCGATCATGGTCAAGACCGAGAACAACCCGGGCGGACTGCCCAAGGAGTTCTTCGACGATGTACAGGAGCAGGTGGCGACTCGTCGCGCGGACTTCTTCCGTGAATTCGCGGAGGGTCCCTTCTATGGGTACAACCGCCCGGGCGCAGAACCCAAAGAAGGCGTCATCGCCAACTGGTGGCGGCAGGGCATGGCCGGCGGTGCCAAGGCCCACTTCGACGGGGTGGTGGCGTTCTCCCAGACCGACTTCACCGCCGATCTGCGGGCCGTCACCGTGCCCACCTTGGTGATGCACGGTGAAGACGATCAAGTTGTGCCGTATGCCGATTCGGGACCGTTGTCGGCGGAACTGCTACCGAACGGGACACTCAAGAGCTACCCGGGGTACCCCCACGGCATGCCGACCACGCACGCCGAGGTGATCAATACCGACCTCCTGAAGTTCATCACGTCGTGA
- a CDS encoding arginine deiminase gives MARTPESPTHTESRVQPGPSVLGCTTEVGRLRAVIMHRPGPELARLTTANDAEYLFARVPDPARARDEHDAFADALRARGVEVALLGDLLTEAIEHSGAARIQGISAAVGVRRLGPHLVDELSRHLRALPAADLARVLTAGITFDELPDINVSTSSSLVRQMHRGDEFAIEPLPNLLYSRDSSFWVGARFAISSLARRARAREASLVDLIYAHHPRFLGARRAYESRVAPVEGGDVLLLAPGVVAVGVGERTTPAGAEALAQSLFADELAHTVLAIPIDRTGVFMHLGTMCTMVDAEKFLVHPVMAEGMSAFAVRADGAGGVRVSPARPFADAAAEAMGRDSITLIEPDLATGVADPGRWNDSSNTLAVEPGVVVSYRHNSDTNRRLRESGIEVIEIDGSELDAGRGGPRCMACPLARDEI, from the coding sequence ATGGCGAGGACCCCCGAATCCCCGACGCACACGGAATCCCGTGTGCAGCCCGGCCCGTCCGTCCTGGGATGCACCACCGAGGTGGGCCGACTGCGTGCGGTGATCATGCATCGCCCCGGCCCGGAGCTGGCGCGGCTGACCACCGCGAACGACGCCGAGTACTTGTTCGCGCGAGTCCCCGACCCGGCGAGAGCCCGCGACGAGCACGACGCCTTCGCCGACGCGCTGCGTGCCCGGGGCGTCGAGGTGGCGCTGCTCGGTGACCTGCTGACCGAGGCGATCGAACACAGTGGGGCGGCACGCATCCAGGGCATCTCGGCGGCAGTCGGGGTGCGCCGACTCGGCCCGCACCTCGTCGACGAGCTCAGCCGCCATCTGCGCGCGCTGCCGGCCGCGGATCTCGCCCGCGTACTCACCGCCGGGATCACCTTCGACGAACTGCCCGACATCAACGTGTCGACGTCGTCGTCGCTGGTGCGGCAGATGCACCGCGGTGACGAGTTCGCGATCGAGCCGCTGCCCAATCTGCTCTACAGCCGCGACAGCTCGTTCTGGGTGGGTGCGCGGTTCGCGATCTCGTCGTTGGCGCGTCGGGCGCGAGCCCGTGAGGCGTCGCTCGTCGACCTGATCTACGCCCATCACCCGCGTTTCCTGGGGGCGCGCCGCGCCTACGAGTCGCGGGTCGCGCCGGTCGAGGGCGGCGACGTCCTGTTGCTCGCCCCGGGGGTCGTCGCGGTCGGGGTGGGGGAGCGCACCACCCCGGCCGGCGCGGAGGCACTGGCCCAGAGCCTGTTCGCCGATGAGCTCGCGCACACCGTCCTCGCGATCCCGATCGATCGGACCGGGGTGTTCATGCATCTGGGAACGATGTGCACCATGGTCGACGCCGAGAAGTTCCTGGTACACCCGGTGATGGCAGAAGGCATGTCCGCCTTCGCCGTTCGCGCGGACGGAGCAGGTGGGGTGAGGGTGTCACCGGCGCGTCCGTTCGCCGACGCCGCGGCCGAGGCGATGGGTCGCGACAGCATCACCCTGATCGAACCCGATCTGGCCACCGGGGTGGCCGATCCCGGTCGGTGGAACGACAGCAGCAACACCCTCGCCGTCGAGCCCGGCGTCGTCGTGTCCTACCGCCACAACTCCGACACCAACCGACGATTGCGGGAGTCGGGTATCGAGGTCATCGAGATCGACGGTTCCGAACTCGACGCCGGGCGCGGTGGCCCGCGCTGCATGGCCTGCCCGCTCGCACGTGACGAGATCTGA
- a CDS encoding BCCT family transporter, with amino-acid sequence MDPTVFGVTAAIVIGFVAWGLIDPDSLNTVSDTVLGWITTNLGWLFVLAATGFVIFAVYLAVSKYGRIPLGADDEKPEYRTVSWIAMMFSAGMGIGLMFFGSYEPLFHFVDAPPEMTAADVRTAMATTMFHWGFHPWAMYAVVGLAIAYGTYRCGRTQLISSVFAPLLGSRTNGPIGKIIDILAIFATLFGTVASLGLGALQIGSGISKVGWLDNPGTMLLVAIVAILTACFVASAVSGIAKGIQWLSNINMVLALILAVFVFVVGPTVFILDLLPTTLGAYLNDLPFFSARSGATVDADGQRWLADWTIFYWAWWVSWTPFVGMFLAKISKGRTIREFVIGVMVVPVVVSLLWFCIFGGTAIRENMDGVLPFDPATAASEDTLFDVLANLPWTGIASALVMILVAIFFVSGADSASLVMGTLSERGTHEPRRVTTVFWGVLTGAVAALLLAMGGDDPDHEALNGIKQMAIIAALPFVLVMIGMCVSLYMDLRRDPLIVSRQILAGQVDDHIRKQAEVISTGEMPVAGTTPIVASPDGQVPDGRVSAGDGAGPDGANRRPGNDG; translated from the coding sequence CTGGATCCGACGGTGTTCGGGGTCACTGCCGCGATCGTCATCGGGTTCGTCGCCTGGGGACTGATCGATCCCGACAGCCTCAACACGGTCAGTGACACCGTCCTCGGATGGATCACCACCAACCTCGGCTGGCTGTTCGTGTTGGCGGCCACCGGATTCGTGATCTTCGCGGTGTATCTCGCGGTCAGCAAGTACGGACGTATCCCGCTCGGCGCCGACGACGAGAAGCCCGAATACCGCACGGTCAGCTGGATCGCGATGATGTTCAGTGCCGGAATGGGAATCGGCCTGATGTTCTTCGGTTCCTACGAGCCGCTGTTCCACTTCGTCGACGCGCCACCGGAGATGACCGCCGCCGACGTACGTACCGCCATGGCAACGACGATGTTCCACTGGGGTTTTCACCCGTGGGCGATGTACGCGGTGGTCGGTCTGGCCATCGCTTACGGCACCTACCGGTGTGGGCGTACCCAGTTGATCAGCTCGGTGTTCGCGCCGCTGCTGGGTTCGCGGACCAACGGTCCGATCGGCAAGATCATCGACATCCTCGCGATCTTCGCGACCCTGTTCGGGACCGTTGCCTCGCTGGGACTCGGTGCGCTGCAGATCGGTTCGGGTATCAGCAAGGTCGGGTGGCTCGACAATCCGGGCACCATGCTGTTGGTGGCGATCGTCGCGATCCTCACCGCGTGCTTCGTGGCGTCGGCGGTGTCGGGGATCGCCAAGGGCATCCAGTGGCTGTCCAACATCAACATGGTGTTGGCGCTGATCCTCGCGGTCTTCGTCTTCGTGGTCGGCCCCACCGTGTTCATCCTCGATCTGCTGCCGACCACTCTCGGTGCCTATCTCAACGATCTGCCGTTCTTCTCGGCGCGCTCGGGAGCCACCGTCGACGCTGACGGTCAGCGGTGGCTGGCCGACTGGACGATCTTCTACTGGGCGTGGTGGGTGTCGTGGACCCCGTTCGTCGGGATGTTCCTGGCCAAGATCTCCAAGGGCCGGACGATCCGCGAATTCGTCATCGGCGTCATGGTGGTGCCGGTGGTGGTATCGCTGCTGTGGTTCTGCATCTTCGGTGGCACCGCGATCCGGGAGAACATGGACGGCGTGCTGCCGTTCGACCCGGCCACCGCCGCCAGCGAGGACACCCTGTTCGACGTGCTGGCCAACCTGCCGTGGACGGGTATCGCCTCGGCGCTGGTGATGATCCTCGTCGCGATCTTCTTCGTTTCCGGCGCCGACTCGGCGTCACTGGTGATGGGCACGCTCTCCGAGCGCGGCACGCACGAGCCGCGGCGGGTGACGACCGTGTTCTGGGGTGTGCTGACCGGTGCCGTCGCCGCGTTGCTGCTCGCGATGGGCGGCGACGACCCCGACCACGAAGCCCTCAACGGCATCAAACAGATGGCGATCATCGCCGCGCTGCCGTTCGTCCTGGTGATGATCGGCATGTGCGTCTCGCTGTACATGGATCTGCGGCGTGACCCGCTGATCGTTTCGCGTCAGATCCTCGCCGGACAGGTCGACGACCACATCCGCAAACAGGCCGAGGTGATCAGCACCGGCGAGATGCCGGTAGCCGGTACCACCCCGATCGTGGCGAGCCCGGACGGGCAGGTTCCGGACGGGCGGGTTTCGGCCGGTGACGGCGCCGGACCCGACGGCGCGAACCGGAGGCCCGGGAACGACGGGTAA
- a CDS encoding GntR family transcriptional regulator: MTTDPNVPIHLAGLLRIDPAAARPPYEQIRQGVIELIGSGKILVGARIPTVRALASDLHLAPNTVARSYRELEAGGVIETRGRLGSFIKAGPDARLAAAQNTTVEHVKSLRELGFDDAAILDMLRRALGWS; the protein is encoded by the coding sequence GTGACCACCGACCCCAACGTCCCCATCCACCTCGCCGGGCTCCTGCGCATCGATCCCGCGGCCGCCCGCCCTCCGTACGAGCAGATCCGGCAGGGCGTGATCGAGCTGATCGGGTCGGGGAAGATCTTGGTGGGGGCGCGGATTCCGACGGTGCGGGCCCTGGCGTCGGATCTGCACCTCGCGCCCAACACGGTTGCCCGCAGCTACCGCGAACTCGAGGCGGGCGGCGTCATCGAGACCCGCGGACGTCTCGGATCGTTCATCAAGGCCGGGCCCGACGCCCGGCTCGCGGCCGCCCAGAACACCACCGTCGAGCATGTGAAAAGCCTGCGTGAGCTGGGATTCGACGACGCGGCGATCCTCGACATGCTGCGGCGAGCGCTCGGTTGGAGTTGA
- a CDS encoding TetR/AcrR family transcriptional regulator, with translation MARPRSFDETALLDAARERFWSRGYNSTSIEDVSRDCGVGNGSIYAAYGSKKGLYLAVLNRYCQDLQSSVGRAMDGRTGDPRTSLRTYLEMIICDCVDQPGRRGCLMLNSIGLIDQVPEVAGPIATTTRQLETHIARRLHRDLLGDTTTPVPWIADLAAEFVTLSQGLIQRSRLGEDAATLRRIADTAVARLDVATQESARGSDCPA, from the coding sequence ATGGCACGGCCACGCAGCTTCGACGAGACCGCTCTGCTCGATGCAGCACGCGAGCGATTCTGGAGTCGCGGATACAACTCGACGTCCATCGAGGATGTGTCGCGTGACTGCGGGGTGGGCAACGGCAGCATCTATGCCGCATACGGCTCCAAGAAGGGCCTCTACCTGGCGGTACTGAACCGGTACTGCCAGGATCTGCAATCGTCGGTCGGACGGGCCATGGACGGACGGACGGGCGATCCTCGGACAAGCTTGCGCACGTACCTGGAGATGATCATCTGCGATTGTGTCGACCAGCCCGGGCGGCGAGGCTGCCTCATGCTCAACAGCATCGGCCTCATCGATCAGGTGCCCGAGGTTGCCGGCCCGATCGCCACCACGACCCGGCAGCTCGAAACACACATCGCCCGCCGACTCCACCGAGATCTCCTCGGCGACACCACCACACCGGTCCCCTGGATCGCCGACCTCGCTGCGGAATTCGTGACGCTGTCACAGGGATTGATCCAACGCAGCCGCCTCGGCGAGGACGCCGCAACACTGCGTCGGATCGCCGACACAGCCGTCGCACGCCTCGATGTGGCAACCCAGGAGTCGGCCCGGGGCTCGGACTGCCCTGCGTAG